From Psychrobacillus sp. FSL K6-2836, a single genomic window includes:
- a CDS encoding ribonuclease YeeF family protein codes for MKILDVDIFQDGLQRNLAMLDRLCSEMKSIHHAVEGLVKMEDQLKGAGGNAIRSFYQECHLPFLHFFQLFSEQFKQVLNQMEAALHSLEPDSSGYILETFLDGELEQGLTLIGELTASLTDEANSIMDQVSDIVALPHLDDSEVQEGVISSKRKRDDTLMKLYEFDATQTYALNPIEHGLQTMDTWLTDMEGLFQAGVKDINFLPSQWDVLTYRSDIRTELFPKVFLNPNDLWVKEKEQLIGTMITAATFQTLEGKKVKTIEENVAENIKYHEYDNGLLVKEYVVNQTVFYEIVSKVEYKEVAVSLDKPKENKFLDSLQFGLDIAGLIPVVGEIADGANGLIYTARGDALNATLSFSAMIPVVGMASTGGKLAVKGSKAIGDAQDASKAADYVTDGAKGKGNPLLPTEGKVGTFKELAKQGTAFDNITPHHMPSAAKMKQAGIKRNNGVSMNMEQPHPGVGGRHRETYTYGLSGNKLEEYLNLSYRDALAHDILNAKRIYMKDGMYTSEIREGLINTIRKNREIYPELFNK; via the coding sequence ATGAAAATATTGGATGTAGATATATTTCAAGATGGGCTACAGCGCAATCTAGCTATGTTAGACAGGCTATGCAGTGAAATGAAATCAATCCACCATGCAGTGGAGGGTCTAGTCAAGATGGAGGACCAATTAAAGGGAGCGGGGGGAAATGCCATACGTTCCTTTTACCAGGAATGTCATTTACCGTTTCTTCATTTTTTCCAGTTGTTTTCTGAACAGTTTAAACAAGTGCTTAACCAGATGGAGGCAGCACTTCATTCACTGGAACCTGATTCCTCCGGTTACATACTCGAAACATTTCTTGACGGAGAGCTAGAACAGGGACTTACACTTATTGGCGAACTTACAGCTAGCTTGACGGATGAGGCAAACAGTATCATGGATCAAGTGAGTGATATTGTTGCCCTGCCCCATTTAGACGATAGTGAAGTGCAGGAGGGAGTTATTAGTTCTAAAAGAAAACGTGATGATACCTTAATGAAACTTTATGAATTTGATGCTACCCAGACGTACGCACTGAATCCCATTGAACATGGTTTGCAGACGATGGACACGTGGTTGACGGATATGGAAGGACTGTTCCAAGCAGGGGTAAAGGATATAAATTTCTTGCCTAGTCAGTGGGATGTCCTTACGTATAGAAGTGACATTAGAACAGAACTGTTCCCAAAAGTGTTCTTAAATCCAAATGACTTATGGGTAAAGGAAAAGGAACAGCTAATTGGTACCATGATTACCGCAGCGACTTTTCAAACGTTGGAAGGAAAGAAAGTTAAGACGATTGAAGAAAACGTAGCGGAAAATATAAAATATCATGAATATGATAATGGTTTACTCGTTAAAGAGTATGTAGTAAATCAAACTGTTTTCTATGAAATTGTTTCCAAGGTTGAATATAAAGAAGTAGCCGTCAGCTTAGACAAACCGAAAGAAAACAAATTCCTAGATTCTTTACAGTTTGGATTAGATATTGCAGGACTTATACCTGTTGTAGGTGAAATAGCGGATGGAGCAAATGGACTGATCTATACGGCAAGAGGGGATGCATTAAATGCGACACTTTCTTTTTCTGCGATGATTCCAGTTGTAGGCATGGCTAGTACCGGTGGTAAACTTGCTGTAAAAGGAAGTAAGGCAATAGGAGATGCTCAGGATGCGAGCAAAGCTGCAGATTATGTTACAGATGGAGCTAAGGGTAAAGGTAATCCTCTTTTGCCTACAGAAGGTAAAGTTGGGACATTTAAGGAACTTGCAAAACAAGGTACTGCATTTGATAATATTACACCGCATCACATGCCTTCTGCTGCTAAGATGAAACAAGCGGGGATAAAAAGAAATAATGGTGTAAGTATGAATATGGAACAGCCCCATCCAGGAGTAGGTGGAAGGCATAGAGAAACATATACTTATGGTTTAAGTGGAAATAAATTAGAAGAATATTTAAATCTAAGTTACCGTGATGCCCTTGCTCATGATATATTAAATGCAAAAAGAATATACATGAAGGATGGTATGTACACATCTGAAATAAGAGAAGGGCTTATAAATACAATTAGAAAGAATAGAGAAATATATCCAGAGTTATTTAATAAGTGA
- a CDS encoding Imm30 family immunity protein: MDIKLELKKVYTNRLLQSQKEISEFEEALSNLIGLGDKSLITELCMGFDDDTEQYEIMFGLVHGIEHLYKENIEDGLYLIALAVPRIIDRAREWMEVLHYRILNHEQVRRIYGSVISKLDIKTKEIIINLLRDIKSEDPDMFGNPVDEVLKAV; this comes from the coding sequence ATGGATATTAAATTGGAATTAAAGAAGGTATATACAAATAGACTTTTACAATCTCAAAAAGAAATATCTGAATTTGAAGAAGCGTTAAGTAATCTCATTGGTTTAGGTGATAAATCACTCATTACTGAATTATGCATGGGATTTGACGATGATACTGAACAATATGAAATAATGTTCGGATTAGTACATGGTATAGAGCATCTCTATAAAGAAAATATCGAAGATGGATTATATTTAATAGCTTTAGCTGTCCCGAGAATAATAGATAGAGCTAGAGAATGGATGGAAGTTTTACATTACAGAATTTTAAATCATGAACAGGTAAGAAGAATTTACGGTAGTGTGATTTCTAAGCTAGATATTAAGACAAAAGAGATAATAATCAACTTATTAAGAGACATAAAAAGCGAAGACCCAGATATGTTTGGCAATCCTGTAGATGAAGTATTAAAGGCAGTATAA
- a CDS encoding T7SS effector LXG polymorphic toxin, which produces MDQVSDIVALPHLDDSGVQEGVISSKRKRDDTLTLLYEFNAIQTNALNPIEQGLQTIDT; this is translated from the coding sequence ATGGATCAAGTGAGTGATATTGTTGCCCTGCCGCATTTAGATGATAGCGGAGTGCAGGAGGGAGTCATTAGTTCTAAGAGAAAACGTGATGATACTTTAACTCTACTTTATGAATTTAATGCTATCCAAACGAACGCACTGAATCCTATAGAACAAGGTTTGCAGACGATTGACACGTGA
- a CDS encoding SMI1/KNR4 family protein, whose translation MTRDEIANLLDGILDKELGNIDIPLASDWENIEKKFGCQFPSEFKFFIELMSKYSFPGDILNVSNSNTNGNDTIEFTYNYEMKQGGWKEELIPFYSIGNGDYFCLLSNEYPNTGVYYYSHEETNIDKEANNFEEWLKQLPTFLS comes from the coding sequence GTGACAAGAGATGAAATTGCAAATTTATTAGATGGTATATTAGATAAAGAATTAGGAAATATAGATATTCCTTTGGCAAGTGATTGGGAAAATATCGAAAAAAAGTTTGGATGTCAATTTCCATCGGAATTTAAATTTTTTATTGAATTAATGTCTAAATATTCGTTTCCAGGAGATATCTTAAATGTTTCCAATAGTAATACAAATGGAAATGACACTATAGAATTTACCTATAACTATGAAATGAAACAGGGGGGATGGAAGGAAGAATTAATCCCGTTTTATAGTATAGGTAATGGTGACTACTTCTGCCTTCTTTCCAATGAGTATCCAAACACAGGAGTTTACTATTATTCACATGAAGAAACTAATATAGATAAAGAAGCTAATAACTTTGAAGAATGGTTAAAACAGTTGCCGACTTTTTTGAGTTAA
- a CDS encoding helix-turn-helix domain-containing protein, whose translation MTHYLQKHARFNSIAEMDEAVAKHCAFHRYELNKTDQLVLDVIRRYSVKYGAAHLKHATIETAIGKSNATVRRAIRKLEQLGIIQRIHYVRPVMSGLGANIYIILPFDDQGSLNSREDADNPHDDEGNEPISEKEPLFLKSSLKDLTNTSPMESKKLSTSLFSRMKELLSNTIGETKKARDFYGIHRSLSSEMLRFDIYKDDGEIFNDLAYRALKITVMATKRKQIRNLPGYYKGVLRKLIDETYFKDMFMYFDVPVENFYIPENYELI comes from the coding sequence ATGACTCACTACTTACAAAAGCACGCTCGTTTCAATTCAATAGCAGAGATGGATGAGGCTGTTGCAAAACATTGCGCATTCCATCGATATGAGCTAAACAAAACAGATCAACTGGTGCTCGATGTAATCCGAAGGTATTCGGTGAAATATGGAGCTGCCCATTTAAAACACGCAACGATTGAAACAGCGATCGGCAAATCGAATGCGACTGTTCGTCGAGCGATACGAAAGCTCGAACAGCTTGGCATTATTCAACGCATTCACTATGTACGCCCTGTCATGAGTGGGCTTGGTGCGAACATTTATATTATTTTACCTTTCGATGATCAGGGGAGTTTGAACAGTCGAGAAGATGCGGACAACCCGCATGACGACGAGGGAAATGAGCCAATTTCTGAGAAAGAACCGTTATTCTTAAAATCTTCTTTAAAAGATCTTACTAACACGTCTCCTATGGAATCGAAAAAGTTATCCACAAGTCTATTTAGCAGAATGAAAGAATTGCTTTCAAATACAATTGGAGAAACAAAAAAAGCACGCGATTTTTACGGCATTCACCGGTCTTTATCAAGTGAAATGCTGCGTTTTGATATTTACAAAGATGATGGAGAAATTTTTAACGACCTAGCCTATCGTGCGCTGAAAATTACAGTGATGGCAACCAAGCGAAAACAAATACGTAACTTGCCTGGTTATTACAAAGGCGTGCTTCGCAAATTAATCGATGAGACATATTTTAAGGATATGTTTATGTATTTTGACGTTCCAGTAGAAAATTTTTATATTCCGGAGAATTACGAGCTAATATGA
- a CDS encoding HelD family protein, whose protein sequence is MSTIYEEEFKRLLEVLSTLDDRIHKLESIPVYHGDNYTEQVLESMRELNRQNLRIGVQEPYFGRLDFKEDGHLEPNSLYIGKVGVSDEEAKKPIVIDWRAPVASMFYSFNGGEEPAFYQSPDGLVEGEVYLKRNIAIRKRELERVVDTYVKGSEDVSLTDEFLLYRLGENKDNKLKDIVSTIQSEQNEIIRAEKNIPLLIQGVAGSGKTTVALHRLAFLIYEYREQLQADRMIIFAPNSLFLDYISGVLPELGVGNIKQTTFPEWGLSLLDNTVKLKQPEEKLKEAFSINRDNNKVMQGKLKGSIKFKSFIEKSLMQFEENLVPTTNLELWDQAVITVDEIKKWLLVEYKHYPLTKRRERLVARIKRWIEIELKKVEGTNEKKLVKKEANIRLNAYMKFWPKMSALSFYTSLMKRKEIVELLPEALVRETEKNCQKKEVNVEDLAPLLYIHHQLIGIEGKQKFHHVVIDEAQDFSPFQIYVLKEITLGNSFTILGDLSQAIYNYQGIEDWNDFKEVFQETGYYELTRSYRSTKEIIEFANEVIKQAEVPVGLATPVFRSGQKVKVIATDDQITEIVKVLQDLQKGNHKTIAIIGRTDAECHSIHEKLLTAGINANVIEANQSKYAGGISVVPVYLAKGLEFDAVLLIDVDASHYKESKYDAKLLYVGCTRSLHDLRIFYSGEASPLIQGIPEEFYESK, encoded by the coding sequence ATGAGCACTATATATGAAGAGGAATTTAAGAGATTGCTAGAGGTTTTATCTACACTGGATGACCGAATACACAAGCTAGAAAGTATTCCAGTTTATCATGGAGATAACTATACCGAGCAAGTTCTTGAAAGTATGAGGGAGTTAAATCGGCAAAACTTACGAATTGGTGTACAGGAGCCATACTTTGGTCGGTTAGATTTTAAGGAGGATGGCCATTTAGAGCCAAATTCATTATATATTGGGAAAGTCGGTGTTTCTGATGAGGAAGCGAAGAAACCAATAGTTATTGATTGGCGTGCACCAGTTGCGAGTATGTTTTATTCCTTCAATGGTGGTGAAGAACCGGCATTTTATCAATCGCCTGATGGATTGGTAGAGGGAGAAGTCTATTTAAAAAGAAACATAGCCATTCGTAAAAGAGAGCTAGAGCGTGTTGTTGATACGTATGTAAAAGGAAGCGAAGATGTATCCCTAACAGATGAATTTCTCTTGTACCGATTAGGTGAAAATAAAGATAATAAATTAAAAGATATCGTTTCAACGATACAATCTGAGCAAAATGAAATTATCCGAGCTGAGAAGAATATACCGTTATTAATCCAAGGGGTTGCAGGGAGTGGGAAAACAACTGTCGCTTTACATCGCCTTGCTTTTTTAATATATGAATATCGTGAACAGCTACAAGCAGATAGAATGATTATTTTCGCTCCAAATAGTTTGTTTTTAGATTATATTTCTGGTGTACTTCCTGAACTGGGAGTAGGTAATATTAAACAAACTACTTTTCCTGAGTGGGGTTTAAGCCTTTTAGATAATACGGTGAAACTAAAACAACCAGAAGAAAAGTTGAAAGAAGCTTTTTCAATTAATCGTGACAATAATAAAGTTATGCAGGGTAAATTAAAGGGGTCAATAAAGTTTAAATCATTTATCGAAAAAAGTCTCATGCAATTTGAAGAAAATCTAGTACCAACAACTAATTTAGAACTATGGGATCAAGCTGTGATAACAGTAGATGAAATTAAGAAGTGGTTATTGGTTGAATATAAGCATTATCCATTAACAAAGCGCAGGGAACGATTAGTTGCACGAATCAAGCGTTGGATAGAGATAGAACTTAAAAAGGTCGAAGGAACAAATGAGAAAAAGCTAGTGAAAAAAGAGGCTAATATAAGATTAAATGCATATATGAAGTTTTGGCCGAAAATGAGCGCTTTATCATTTTATACATCCTTGATGAAACGAAAAGAAATAGTAGAACTATTGCCGGAAGCGCTTGTACGAGAAACAGAAAAGAATTGCCAAAAGAAAGAAGTAAATGTAGAAGATTTAGCGCCACTCCTATATATTCATCACCAGTTAATAGGAATAGAAGGCAAACAAAAATTTCATCATGTTGTCATCGACGAAGCACAAGACTTTTCACCATTTCAAATTTATGTTTTAAAAGAGATTACACTGGGAAATTCTTTTACCATTTTGGGCGATTTATCTCAGGCAATTTATAATTATCAAGGTATTGAGGATTGGAATGACTTTAAAGAAGTGTTTCAAGAGACTGGTTATTATGAACTGACGAGAAGTTACCGTTCTACAAAGGAAATTATCGAATTTGCCAATGAGGTTATTAAGCAGGCGGAAGTTCCAGTAGGTCTTGCAACACCAGTTTTTCGCAGTGGTCAAAAAGTGAAAGTGATTGCTACGGATGATCAAATTACCGAAATCGTGAAGGTATTACAAGATTTACAAAAAGGAAATCACAAGACGATTGCGATTATAGGTAGAACAGATGCTGAATGTCATTCGATACATGAAAAGTTACTAACTGCAGGGATTAATGCGAACGTCATTGAAGCAAATCAAAGTAAATACGCTGGTGGTATTTCAGTAGTTCCTGTGTATTTAGCTAAAGGATTGGAATTTGATGCAGTGCTACTTATCGATGTGGATGCAAGTCACTATAAAGAATCAAAGTATGATGCTAAATTATTATATGTAGGATGCACGAGGTCTCTCCACGATTTACGTATTTTCTATTCCGGTGAAGCTTCACCATTAATTCAAGGAATTCCAGAAGAATTTTATGAAAGTAAATAA
- a CDS encoding MFS transporter produces the protein MAYNKNHNSPKLKRKSKPKLKKEEITIVDTNSARKAVFATAVGNGMEWFDFGIYSYLAVTIGQVFFPEVSGPMQLVFAFATFAVAFIARPIGGIFFGMLGDRLGRKKVLAITLIMMALATLSIGLIPGHASIGYTATVLLLIARLVQGFSAGGEYSGAMTFIAESTPDKKRGFMSSGLEVGTLVGYIAGAGLVTLLTYILGEETMLEWGWRIPFFLSAPIGLIGFYLRNNLEETPAFEAMKESKSDDDNDESVKHILQYHWRAILIGMFVVFFYIVVNYIVLSYMPSHLTAVLGYGETEGLLLIVIVMVIMIPIVLLMGYFSDRIGAKKVIQGGLIGLILLSIPAFNLIGSGNTILVFLGLMILGVFSASFQGTMPALLPSLFFTNVRNGALAITFNISASVFGGTTPLLVSWLISKTMNQMVPAYYVIFASIIGIIVVTIFLKDTSGKALRGSPPAVEEKAEIKEILEEPEEALWWHEEKKEIEERIEDRSEDGK, from the coding sequence TTGGCTTATAACAAAAATCATAATAGCCCAAAATTGAAAAGAAAATCGAAACCAAAGTTGAAAAAAGAAGAAATTACAATTGTTGACACGAATTCCGCACGCAAAGCTGTTTTTGCAACTGCTGTTGGTAATGGAATGGAATGGTTTGATTTTGGAATTTACTCTTATCTAGCTGTTACAATTGGACAAGTATTTTTTCCTGAAGTAAGTGGACCCATGCAATTAGTATTTGCTTTTGCAACATTCGCAGTTGCCTTTATTGCTCGACCTATTGGTGGAATTTTCTTTGGGATGCTTGGTGACCGTTTAGGCCGTAAAAAGGTCTTAGCTATTACCTTGATCATGATGGCTCTGGCCACATTAAGTATAGGTTTGATTCCTGGTCATGCATCTATAGGCTATACTGCCACCGTGCTTTTACTTATTGCTCGTCTAGTTCAAGGTTTTTCAGCGGGTGGAGAATATTCAGGTGCTATGACGTTTATTGCTGAATCCACGCCTGATAAAAAAAGAGGTTTTATGTCAAGTGGTCTTGAGGTTGGTACCTTAGTTGGCTATATCGCAGGAGCTGGTCTTGTTACTTTACTCACCTATATTTTAGGGGAGGAAACAATGTTAGAATGGGGTTGGCGTATTCCTTTTTTCTTATCTGCCCCTATTGGTTTAATTGGCTTTTATTTGCGAAATAATTTAGAAGAAACACCTGCATTTGAGGCAATGAAGGAAAGTAAATCTGATGATGATAATGATGAATCAGTAAAGCATATATTACAGTACCATTGGAGAGCAATACTGATCGGTATGTTTGTTGTTTTCTTTTATATTGTTGTAAACTATATTGTTTTATCGTATATGCCATCTCATTTAACTGCTGTTCTGGGTTATGGAGAAACAGAAGGGCTTTTATTAATTGTTATTGTAATGGTTATAATGATTCCGATTGTTTTGTTAATGGGCTATTTTAGTGATCGTATTGGAGCAAAGAAGGTAATTCAAGGCGGGTTAATCGGGTTGATCCTTTTAAGTATACCTGCGTTTAATTTAATCGGTAGTGGAAACACAATACTAGTATTTTTAGGATTAATGATTCTTGGAGTATTTTCCGCTTCTTTTCAGGGAACAATGCCAGCGCTATTACCGTCCCTATTTTTTACGAATGTGCGGAATGGGGCATTGGCGATTACTTTTAATATTTCTGCATCAGTGTTCGGTGGCACGACACCTTTACTTGTATCTTGGCTAATTAGCAAAACGATGAACCAAATGGTACCTGCCTACTATGTCATATTTGCATCTATTATCGGTATTATTGTTGTAACCATATTTCTTAAAGATACTTCAGGAAAAGCTCTTCGAGGTTCACCGCCAGCGGTTGAAGAGAAAGCTGAAATAAAAGAGATTTTAGAAGAACCAGAAGAAGCATTATGGTGGCACGAAGAAAAGAAAGAAATTGAAGAACGTATTGAAGATCGTTCTGAAGATGGAAAGTAA
- a CDS encoding 2OG-Fe(II) oxygenase codes for MENKEQTIFDHVGSKIITDREIDIVTRLGEPLIVVLGNVLSNEECDELIRLSKDKLKRSKIGTTREVNELRTSSSMFFEESESEIVARVEKRVSSIMNIPIEHGEGLQILQYTPGQEYRAHNDFFSSTSKAANNNRISTLVMYLNDVEEGGETYFPKLNFSVTPKKGMAVYFEYFYNDQNLNDLTLHGGAPVITGEKWVATQWMRKQRIR; via the coding sequence ATGGAGAATAAAGAGCAAACTATATTTGATCATGTTGGCAGCAAAATAATTACAGATAGAGAGATTGACATAGTCACTAGATTAGGGGAGCCACTAATAGTGGTTTTAGGAAATGTTTTAAGTAACGAAGAGTGCGATGAGCTAATCAGATTATCTAAGGACAAATTGAAACGTTCAAAAATTGGAACAACACGCGAAGTAAATGAACTGAGAACAAGTAGTAGTATGTTTTTTGAAGAAAGTGAAAGCGAAATTGTTGCTAGAGTGGAAAAAAGGGTCTCATCTATTATGAATATCCCTATTGAACACGGAGAAGGTCTTCAAATACTACAGTATACTCCTGGTCAAGAGTATAGAGCTCATAATGATTTCTTTTCATCTACTAGTAAAGCAGCAAACAATAATAGAATTAGTACACTCGTTATGTACTTAAATGATGTAGAAGAAGGCGGAGAAACTTATTTCCCTAAACTGAACTTTTCAGTAACACCCAAAAAAGGTATGGCAGTATATTTCGAGTATTTCTATAATGATCAAAATTTAAACGATTTAACTTTACATGGTGGAGCACCTGTTATAACTGGAGAAAAGTGGGTTGCAACGCAATGGATGAGAAAACAGAGAATACGGTGA
- a CDS encoding DUF3219 family protein yields the protein MVTEIILDNRLIKVNHYEEEKVNGLHQISIVFNVKSEEYHDIATLLYKASFEVTVPDSILFFRGKINKYSTSITNLYEKGQIGEFRLSLLEKEI from the coding sequence ATGGTGACTGAAATTATACTAGATAATAGGTTAATTAAAGTTAATCATTATGAAGAAGAAAAAGTTAATGGCTTACACCAAATTTCAATTGTGTTTAACGTAAAAAGTGAAGAATATCATGATATTGCAACTTTACTCTATAAAGCTTCTTTTGAAGTTACTGTTCCAGATTCTATCTTATTCTTTCGGGGGAAGATTAATAAATACTCTACTTCCATTACCAATTTATATGAGAAAGGCCAAATCGGAGAATTTAGACTCAGTTTGCTGGAAAAGGAGATATAA
- a CDS encoding beta-class carbonic anhydrase, with amino-acid sequence MTLISGILEYNKQFVENKEYEKYKTTKFPNKKMVILTCMDTRLVELLPQAMNFKNGDVKLIKNAGAIVSHPFGSVMRSILIALYDLGAKEVAIVGHHGCGMKGLEPNSFLEKCEQDGLDKDIVNTLSNAGIDIKGWLTGFQSVEESIEQSVKMVKNHPMFPKNVSVHGLVIHPETGKLDVVVDGYES; translated from the coding sequence ATGACATTAATTTCAGGGATTCTTGAATACAATAAACAATTCGTTGAAAATAAAGAGTATGAAAAATACAAGACGACTAAATTTCCTAATAAAAAAATGGTTATTCTTACATGTATGGATACTCGACTCGTTGAATTGTTGCCGCAAGCGATGAACTTTAAAAATGGTGATGTAAAGCTTATCAAAAATGCAGGAGCAATCGTTTCACACCCATTTGGTAGTGTCATGCGGAGTATACTAATTGCGCTATATGACCTTGGAGCAAAGGAAGTTGCCATCGTTGGACATCACGGTTGTGGGATGAAAGGGTTAGAACCTAATTCTTTCTTAGAAAAATGTGAACAAGACGGATTAGATAAAGACATCGTAAATACCTTATCAAATGCCGGTATTGATATCAAAGGTTGGCTAACAGGATTTCAATCAGTGGAAGAAAGTATCGAGCAAAGCGTTAAGATGGTCAAAAATCATCCGATGTTCCCCAAAAATGTAAGTGTCCATGGACTTGTCATCCACCCAGAAACAGGGAAATTGGATGTAGTAGTAGACGGATATGAGAGTTAA